The Paenibacillus swuensis genome contains the following window.
TCGGCTGCGTTTCGTGTAAACGGAAAATCTTTCACCGTATATTCGTCTTCCTCGTCTTTGTAGAAATTCGCGCTGATCCTTAAACTCAGTTTCTGATTATTGTCTTGATCCACGCGCTCCATAACGTTTTGAAGCTCCGCTTCCAGGTAGTTCATCTCATCACCCATGGAGCCGGTTGTGTCCACGACAAACATGACATCGACCGCTTCCGTCTCTTCGGATGCTGAGCGCATCTCAATCTTCAAGGGCTTGGAGCGTTCGAATTCAGCATTCTCCACAATGCGTTGATCTTGTCCGGATTGTACAACTACCCGGAACGGACCTTGCTCCTGTTGACGGAATGCGCCGGCAAACAATTCGGCCATGCCTTGCCGATCGGTTCTTGCCGTCCATAACGAATCCCCGTCTGCGTTCATCAACTCCACCTTGGCGTCGGAAACCGGCTTTTGATTGAAATGTACTTGTACGGTGAGACGCTCCTGGGTGTACAGTTGCCAATATTGCTCCGCGTCTGCCCAATCCTGTTCCTGTAACAGCAGGCTCCAGCGTTTCCATTCGTTTAAATCATTCCATTGGCCAGCGGTTAATTGTCCTGCTTGAATGTCTTTGGTTTGCGCGGAGCCCCTAGTAGATTTTTTCTCTTTGTGCTTACTGTTTCCGGAATCTTCCTTCTCCGCCGTTACGCTCCCGCCCCCTGCAGCAGGCTCTTCACTGCCGGCCGCCGTGTCTCCGCTGTCCGTAGTTGATGTGTTC
Protein-coding sequences here:
- a CDS encoding VWA domain-containing protein, producing the protein MFKRVLWWVCVILLITMVTACSNNGNPSNDSSKQQNGNTEESSPSANENTSTTDSGDTAAGSEEPAAGGGSVTAEKEDSGNSKHKEKKSTRGSAQTKDIQAGQLTAGQWNDLNEWKRWSLLLQEQDWADAEQYWQLYTQERLTVQVHFNQKPVSDAKVELMNADGDSLWTARTDRQGMAELFAGAFRQQEQGPFRVVVQSGQDQRIVENAEFERSKPLKIEMRSASEETEAVDVMFVVDTTGSMGDEMNYLEAELQNVMERVDQDNNQKLSLRISANFYKDEEDEYTVKDFPFTRNAADAVDQLRAESAGGGGDYPEAVELALDNAVNEHDWSTKARARIMFLVLDAPPRHKPDVLKDLQRTIRDAAEKGIRIIPVVSSGIDQNTEYVLRTFAIFTGGTYVFLTDHSGIGGDHKEAEVGEYQVEYLNDMLVDIVNSYVQ